In Elaeis guineensis isolate ETL-2024a chromosome 1, EG11, whole genome shotgun sequence, a genomic segment contains:
- the LOC105039781 gene encoding uncharacterized protein: MATEVLRPHDVLMAQRMRPLPAFLPRRRPNPNPNPKPSRKTTSPRSEARKRREASPKLAKTGGTTVGEKQVTILRRGESQDMLKKPEIATMFGRGRLGPDPEMVPKQINFGDPAAATKMYAGSAFSVSPSPSSLPLPNFFLKKDESAVVDYATKDLRRLLRLE; encoded by the coding sequence ATGGCAACGGAGGTCTTGCGGCCGCACGACGTCCTCATGGCACAGCGTATGCGGCCTTTACCGGCCTTCCTCCCCCGCCGGAGACCTAACCCCAACCCCAATCCAAAGCCCTCGAGGAAGACGACCTCTCCTCGGTCGGAGGCCAGAAAGAGGCGGGAGGCCTCCCCCAAGCTAGCGAAGACCGGCGGTACCACCGTCGGAGAAAAACAGGTGACAATTCTGCGACGAGGTGAGTCACAAGATATGCTTAAGAAACCGGAGATTGCGACCATGTTCGGAAGAGGAAGGTTGGGACCAGATCCGGAAATGGTCCCGAAGCAAATCAATTTCGGGGATCCGGCGGCTGCGACGAAGATGTACGCGGGCTCGGCGTTCTCGGTCTCACCATCGCCGAGCTCGCTGCCGTTGCCGAATTTCTTCTTGAAGAAGGATGAGTCGGCGGTGGTGGACTATGCAACTAAAGATCTCAGACGTTTGCTCCGACTGGagtaa
- the LOC105039780 gene encoding probable indole-3-acetic acid-amido synthetase GH3.6, whose product MADSEVLRQLEESTGDARRLQLETLRSILEANAGSAYLRRHLSGYLPDALDATTFRRLVPLSSYDDYADFIARIADGVDPPTSLSFDPLLCFFYSSGTSNLRPKLIPFFDSSHAKSASNLAHQASSTLLRRLFPPRQTVNKILWFLYAGNVTETKGGFKVMAASAYPFHRKGPNPLLSMIASPPEVVLGSDNHQQMYCHLLCGFSNSASIDGIRAPYAAGLVRAIRLLESKWKQLCNDIESGLVNPEITDAAMRDAVQELLGGPQPEMAKRIREACGKSNWGGILGELWPEVRYVACVTTGSMEQYYPILKHYAGDLPLLCGDYFTSECPVGINMDRMRSPEETSFVILPNAAYFEFIPFEMGDSSEAKETVDICGVEVGKMYEVVATTYRGLYRYRLGDVVKVVGFYNSSPQVQFITRAPKEASEIFTERELVSAMENFQLMLREGHRGEVVEFAGFLDSGSGLKHVIIFVEVSIDCMFLQRENMEESIAYLRRCCSSIEGCLGNVYRVKRSDGDLGPLQISIVKPGSFDGLAKLAMENGAPANQYKPPKVIRNLGLVDLLKASVVVRASLEGN is encoded by the exons ATGGCGGACAGCGAAGTCCTGCGACAGCTGGAGGAGTCCACCGGCGACGCCCGCCGTCTTCAGCTCGAGACCCTCCGCTCGATCCTTGAGGCCAACGCCGGCAGCGCCTATCTCCGCCGCCACCTCTCGGGCTACCTCCCGGACGCTCTCGACGCCACCACCTTCCGCCGCCTCGTCCCCCTCTCCTCCTACGACGACTACGCCGATTTCATCGCCCGCATCGCCGACGGCGTCGATCCCCCCACCTCCCTGTCCTTCGATCCCCTCCTCTGCTTCTTCTACAG TTCGGGAACCAGCAATTTGAGGCCAAAGTTGATACCTTTCTTCGATTCCAGCCACGCCAAATCCGCCTCCAATCTAGCCCACCAAGCCAGTTCCACCCTTCTCCGAAG ATTATTCCCTCCAAGACAGACAGTAAATAAGATTCTATGGTTCTTGTATGCCGGAAATGTCACCGAGACCAAAGGTGGATTCAAGGTAATGGCAGCCTCGGCTTACCCTTTTCACCGCAAGGGCCCGAACCCTCTGCTGTCGATGATTGCCAGTCCTCCAGAAGTCGTTCTTGGGTCCGACAATCATCAGCAAATGTACTGCCACCTTCTCTGCGGCTTCAGCAATTCGGCATCCATAGATGGCATTCGAGCACCATATGCGGCAGGTTTGGTGAGAGCAATTCGTCTTCTGGAGTCTAAATGGAAGCAGCTCTGCAATGACATAGAATCTGGATTGGTTAACCCGGAGATCACAGATGCTGCTATGCGAGATGCGGTGCAGGAGTTGCTCGGTGGGCCGCAGCCGGAGATGGCGAAGAGGATTCGAGAAGCTTGTGGGAAGTCGAATTGGGGTGGAATTCTTGGTGAATTGTGGCCGGAAGTGCGGTATGTTGCTTGTGTTACCACAGGGAGCATGGAGCAATACTATCCAATACTGAAGCACTATGCTGGTGATCTGCCATTGTTGTGTGGGGATTACTTCACTTCTGAGTGTCCTGTAGGTATTAACATGGATAGGATGCGATCGCCGGAGGAGACAAGCTTTGTGATTCTCCCGAATGCAGCTTACTTTGAGTTCATTCCTTTCGAAATGGGAGATTCTTCGGAGGCAAAAGAGACTGTGGATATCTGTGGGGTGGAGGTTGGGAAGATGTATGAAGTGGTGGCAACTACTTACAGGGGGTTGTACCGGTACCGCTTGGGTGATGTTGTTAAGGTGGTTGGATTTTATAATTCATCTCCTCAAGTTCAGTTCATTACAAGAGCCCCAAAGGAGGCTTCAGAAATCTTTACTGAAAGAGAATTAGTGTCTGCAATGGAAAACTTTCAGCTTATGCTTAGGGAAGGGCACAGAGGGGAAGTTGTAGAGTTTGCTGGATTTTTGGATTCTGGTTCAGGTCTAAAACATGTCATCATTTTTGTGGAAGTAAGCATAGATTGCATGTTTCTGCAAAGGGAGAATATGGAGGAGTCCATTGCTTATCTGAGAAGGTGCTGCTCATCCATTGAAGGTTGTTTAGGGAATGTCTATAGGGTGAAGAGATCTGATGGAGATCTTGGTCCTCTGCAGATATCTATAGTAAAGCCTGGTAGTTTTGATGGTCTGGCAAAATTGGCCATGGAGAATGGAGCACCAGCCAACCAATATAAGCCTCCAAAGGTCATTCGGAACCTTGGCCTTGTTGATTTATTGAAAGCATCTGTTGTGGTAAGAGCAAGTCTGGAAGGTAATTGA